The following coding sequences lie in one Paenibacillus durus ATCC 35681 genomic window:
- the ribD gene encoding bifunctional diaminohydroxyphosphoribosylaminopyrimidine deaminase/5-amino-6-(5-phosphoribosylamino)uracil reductase RibD translates to MNVMNDEFYMSLALDMAERAQGQTGINPVVGCVVVKDGAVIGLGTHLKRGTGHAEVHALNMAAGQAAGSTAYVTLEPCSHYGKTPPCSERLIAEGVARVVIACEDPNPQVAGRGIAMLREAGIEVEVGLLRERALRLNEKFIKYILTKRPFVTLKSASTLDGKIATRTGDSKWISNEAARGIVHTMRHRHQGIMVGVGTVIADNPSLTTRTEVPGINPVRIIIDSNLRTPLESSVVTDKQAQTIIVAAETADAGREEALTAAGVQVLRCGAGPQVDLNAAMSRLGELEIGSILLEGGGQLNGAMLEQGLVDRVVLFFAPKIVGGGSKAPAAFSFDGVELMRNAITLRGVEVEVLGDNVCISGTPEPA, encoded by the coding sequence ATGAATGTAATGAATGACGAGTTCTATATGTCGCTTGCGCTCGACATGGCTGAACGGGCTCAGGGGCAGACGGGAATTAATCCGGTTGTCGGCTGCGTCGTCGTTAAAGACGGGGCGGTAATCGGCCTGGGAACCCATCTCAAGCGGGGAACGGGCCATGCGGAGGTGCATGCGCTGAATATGGCGGCCGGACAGGCGGCGGGAAGCACCGCTTATGTAACGCTGGAGCCCTGCAGTCATTACGGCAAGACGCCCCCGTGCAGCGAGCGGCTGATTGCCGAAGGCGTGGCAAGGGTCGTCATTGCTTGCGAGGACCCGAATCCGCAGGTCGCCGGACGCGGAATTGCGATGCTCCGGGAGGCGGGGATCGAAGTGGAGGTCGGGCTGCTGCGCGAACGCGCCCTGCGGCTCAATGAGAAGTTCATCAAATATATTTTGACGAAGCGGCCTTTTGTCACATTGAAAAGCGCCAGTACGCTGGACGGCAAAATTGCCACGCGGACCGGCGACAGCAAGTGGATTTCGAACGAGGCGGCGCGGGGCATCGTACATACGATGAGGCATCGTCATCAGGGCATCATGGTTGGCGTAGGTACGGTCATTGCCGACAACCCCTCGCTCACAACCCGGACCGAGGTTCCGGGCATCAATCCAGTGCGGATCATTATCGATTCGAATCTCCGCACGCCGCTTGAATCGTCGGTTGTGACTGACAAGCAGGCGCAGACGATTATTGTTGCGGCGGAAACCGCCGATGCCGGGAGGGAAGAAGCGCTGACGGCGGCCGGGGTGCAGGTGCTGCGCTGCGGCGCAGGACCGCAAGTGGACCTGAATGCCGCCATGTCCAGGCTCGGCGAACTGGAGATCGGTTCCATCCTGCTGGAAGGCGGAGGTCAGTTGAACGGGGCGATGCTGGAGCAGGGGCTTGTAGACCGTGTGGTGCTCTTTTTCGCTCCGAAGATTGTCGGAGGCGGCTCCAAGGCGCCGGCCGCGTTTTCTTTTGACGGGGTGGAGCTGATGAGAAATGCCATTACGCTGCGGGGAGTGGAAGTCGAGGTTCTCGGAGATAATGTGTGCATCAGCGGCACACCCGAGCCAGCATAG
- a CDS encoding alpha/beta fold hydrolase — translation MIKMIKFQEAVIQTHIQSDGYQTHYRLWGQSKGGDVIVLLHGGISHSAWQAPLGEGIVSKSEISFIAVDRRGSGLNLVNRGHLPSKEREIEDMVSFIRSLQGSYTRIHLAGWCFGAQVATIVASVLEAEGILSSFLMIAPGFAFQERYSDVLRLTKYAMTEVLKEFDLNPVPTHAFMPVPLQPTDFTDQVDWHDFVVKDDLRLWKVTESTYKVWSELADWSLLALSEISKLPVLAVFGSKERLVDNDCVKQMVQERVKSPVIQMETLETGHAVQFDEPEKLAEIVTSFVTSVRR, via the coding sequence ATGATAAAAATGATTAAATTTCAAGAAGCCGTGATCCAGACGCATATACAGTCGGACGGCTATCAGACTCATTACCGGCTTTGGGGTCAATCGAAAGGAGGCGACGTGATTGTTCTTTTGCACGGCGGTATCAGTCACTCTGCGTGGCAGGCACCCCTCGGCGAGGGGATAGTCTCGAAATCGGAGATCTCTTTCATCGCGGTCGATCGCCGTGGTTCCGGCCTTAACTTGGTGAACCGCGGTCACCTGCCGTCCAAAGAGCGAGAGATTGAGGATATGGTTTCGTTTATTCGCTCGCTTCAGGGTTCCTATACCCGCATCCACTTGGCAGGCTGGTGTTTCGGCGCTCAAGTAGCTACAATCGTCGCATCGGTTCTGGAGGCGGAAGGCATCTTATCGTCCTTCCTGATGATCGCTCCGGGCTTTGCATTCCAAGAGCGCTACAGTGACGTTTTGAGATTGACGAAGTATGCGATGACCGAGGTTCTCAAAGAATTTGATTTGAACCCGGTACCGACTCATGCGTTCATGCCGGTCCCGCTTCAGCCGACTGACTTTACGGACCAAGTAGATTGGCATGACTTTGTCGTGAAAGACGACCTTCGTCTGTGGAAGGTCACGGAGAGTACGTATAAGGTCTGGTCCGAACTGGCAGACTGGTCGCTTCTCGCGTTGTCTGAGATCAGCAAACTGCCGGTGCTTGCGGTCTTTGGGAGCAAAGAGCGCTTGGTAGATAACGACTGTGTGAAGCAAATGGTGCAAGAGCGTGTGAAATCGCCGGTCATCCAGATGGAAACGTTGGAGACAGGTCACGCGGTGCAGTTCGACGAGCCTGAGAAGCTGGCAGAGATCGTCACGAGCTTCGTTACGAGTGTCCGGCGATGA
- a CDS encoding RidA family protein yields MSTNERIKFKNPETMPPTFGYTHVVEARNARTIYISGQVPLNKEGLLVGAGDLNAQTRQVFENIKSALNAAEVSFDDVVKLTFFLTDIVQMQTVRVIRDQYINTVNPPASSVVEVRKLIQEDILIEIEAIAVGN; encoded by the coding sequence ATGTCGACCAATGAACGAATCAAATTTAAAAACCCTGAGACCATGCCCCCGACGTTTGGCTACACCCACGTAGTGGAAGCTAGAAACGCTCGGACCATCTATATATCTGGACAGGTGCCTCTGAATAAGGAAGGCCTATTGGTAGGGGCGGGGGATCTGAACGCACAAACTCGACAGGTCTTCGAAAATATCAAATCCGCATTGAACGCTGCTGAGGTCAGCTTTGATGATGTGGTGAAATTGACCTTTTTCTTGACCGATATAGTTCAGATGCAGACGGTACGGGTAATTCGAGATCAGTACATTAATACAGTGAATCCGCCAGCGAGTTCTGTAGTTGAAGTTAGAAAGCTCATCCAAGAGGACATATTGATTGAGATTGAAGCAATTGCGGTTGGGAACTAG
- a CDS encoding non-ribosomal peptide synthetase translates to MVVSRDVKEYGLKVSYTQETLWLLERMCRESGPAYNEPLVFQMKGYLEVEWLVRSLHRLVERHESLRTTFVETVDGLRAIVHDSVPEFVKVVDLHHLSAEEAREQADERIADAYSRPFDLASGPLIRWVIIRITEEEYVLGITVHHIVTDGWSMGVILDEIGRNYIAQCQSGQLAAQQPVASYHDYVSRLRQEYDEGAFHEKIEYWKSTLQGRTDLLNLPVDRIRPAQQTFRGSTYTVNLPKSKVSGLMDKSFQAAGTTEFGAMLSAYAILLNRYSSQNAITIGTTVLNRDDYDHFGTVGCFVNTAALTLMLDGEMTFRELVMQASERALEMLQHQDAPYPKVLESLNIERDPSYNPVFQTMMTLLGKKPQLKLGTEILCQPVSFKRTGAKFDLLLYVSDVGEYFEFEVEYNTYLFDANSIERMMNHYSHLLDQLALDLDVKISRVSVVPNDEKRLILDVWNDTQVEYPKTNVIEMIEAQVVQTPEAVAVEFKDRSLTYSELNSLTNRVARFLLSKRGTKGEFVGVYMDRSIEMVVALVSIMKAGLAYVPIDSEYPADRIRYMIEDSDVPLILTQEWHLEALAEFNTEAVVLADLELFAFDESNVERNLGPDSSCYMIYTSGSTGRPKGVVNRHEALFNRLYWMQSAYRLTGKDHILQKTPFSFDVSVWEFFWPLMFGARIVMAEPGGHRDPDYLKRVIQEKQVSVMHFVPSMLNVFLEEDNLADYCVSLRLVFCSGEALSYTAVEKFYETLTCELHNLYGPTEAAIDVSYWACTLDYPGNVVPIGKPIDNVQLYVLDSHMQIQPIKAPGELYIGGVALARGYHNRDDLTEKAFVPDPFSTELGARLYKTGDLACYLPDGQIQYLTRIDNQVKLRGFRIELGEIEAVVRCMPGVRDAAVVVHEAKGTKMLCAYVVADEFDSQKSKEWVADQLPEFMVPRVFVHVPQLVTTANGKLDRKCLPDPFAGLDLTEAVVQPSTEQERLLLQIWQDVLRHQQIGVETNFFRLGGDSILSIRVAAKLREMGYQVEVHEIFANPTIRQLAKKLTLAEQMAEEVIAPFQLVDEADRKQVGTEIEDAWPLATLQSGMIYHSMLHEESPVYHDIFAYDIEAPMHVELMIKALRAVVANRPQLRSAFDLEAFSEPLQLIYSELEPPVEMADIRHLAVSEQDEAIDRWIEGEKRREFIFAQAPLFRVQIHIRSERIFNLGFSFHHAILDGWSVALVLSDFLIAYAYLLSEVKGANLMLKQEQLLYSNYVALEQQSLRDPAHCNFWMKKVSGVSPTLLFIEAENHVKRKPGVVASLEQVIPEKLRAEFQTAAHELNLPIKSVLLAMHLHVLSRLAGTRDVITGLVVNGRPEMQGAEDVAGLFLNTIPLMTELSSDAWPSVFQSVFELEQEAMQYRRYPLAEILKRSGQKELFDVAFNYTDFHVYGEKEHSSVKILNVRYFEQTNLPVVVHAHRDHFSDQLRLTVNYDVSRVDQDLVRQYLKLFLDIAAHAMSDKEVSGLAEVSRRRAGAHHEQDGGTEIMQGRQARVAPRTVLEGQVAEIVSTALGMNDISIYDDFMRLGMDSIIAIRVVAKFKRLGINLSIQDVFEKTTIQQLAELGESMYGSGTKSTQMTPFELVPEQERVFLPDMVDAYPATAMQLYMINKNQIDLEQSVYQDVFAYHLGLPLHEALLRDCLEQLLQEHEIFRTAFAFEGYSIPMQLVYRSVQLHLDVTDISFLSEEEQAKSFRIWFDMEKGSGFDLSKAELVKFFAHRCGPEDFKLTLSFHHAVIDGWSLSIFMQQLVQMYSEAISSGEVKLPQIPKLKYRDYVKIEQESQTSEELRAFWSKELLSFRYNSLLRPQRDEQGARWSETQVCFDSKMHENLGSLSKRLGVPMKDVLLAGHLAVISQLCREKDVLTGVFTNGRLEEEEGENVLGMFLNFLPFRQEISGQTWGDLIQETFETERRCLRYRRYPLASIQSDFGQERLFETVFNYTHFKHYSDLTLKGIQWFEHTDFNLLTNMGHDLQNRLVLTLNADGRVLSKQQVEIIGQMYEAVYTRMIEDAEARVELNMQEIGRVLYSMMI, encoded by the coding sequence ATGGTTGTTTCGCGTGACGTCAAAGAATACGGCTTGAAGGTGTCCTACACGCAAGAGACCCTTTGGTTGCTTGAACGCATGTGCAGGGAAAGCGGCCCTGCATATAATGAGCCGCTTGTTTTCCAGATGAAAGGTTATCTCGAAGTGGAGTGGTTAGTTCGATCTTTACATCGCTTGGTCGAACGTCATGAGTCACTGCGCACGACGTTCGTGGAAACGGTGGATGGATTGAGAGCCATCGTTCACGACAGCGTGCCCGAGTTTGTAAAAGTCGTCGATCTGCACCACCTGAGCGCTGAGGAAGCCCGGGAGCAGGCCGATGAGAGGATCGCCGATGCGTATAGCCGGCCGTTCGATCTCGCCTCCGGTCCGTTGATTCGTTGGGTCATTATACGGATAACGGAGGAAGAATACGTCCTCGGAATCACGGTCCACCATATCGTGACAGACGGGTGGAGCATGGGAGTCATTTTAGACGAAATTGGTCGGAACTACATCGCCCAGTGCCAGTCCGGACAGCTAGCCGCTCAGCAGCCCGTAGCCTCGTACCACGACTATGTATCACGTTTGCGTCAGGAGTATGATGAGGGGGCGTTCCATGAGAAGATCGAGTACTGGAAGAGTACGCTGCAAGGCAGAACAGACTTGCTGAATCTCCCGGTCGACCGGATTCGTCCTGCCCAGCAGACGTTTAGGGGCTCTACGTACACGGTCAACCTTCCCAAAAGCAAAGTCTCGGGCTTGATGGACAAGTCCTTCCAAGCAGCTGGCACGACAGAGTTTGGCGCAATGTTGTCCGCATACGCCATTCTATTGAATCGCTACAGCAGCCAGAATGCGATCACCATCGGCACGACCGTTCTCAATCGCGATGACTACGACCACTTTGGCACGGTCGGCTGTTTCGTCAACACGGCGGCTCTCACTTTGATGTTGGACGGGGAAATGACGTTCCGGGAGTTGGTTATGCAAGCGTCCGAACGGGCGCTCGAGATGTTGCAACACCAAGATGCGCCGTATCCTAAGGTACTGGAAAGCCTCAACATCGAGCGGGACCCGAGCTACAACCCGGTGTTCCAGACGATGATGACGTTGCTTGGGAAGAAGCCGCAGTTGAAACTCGGTACCGAGATCCTCTGCCAACCTGTGTCATTCAAGCGCACGGGTGCTAAATTCGACCTGCTTCTCTATGTCAGTGATGTGGGGGAATACTTCGAGTTTGAGGTTGAATATAATACCTACCTCTTCGATGCCAACTCAATTGAACGTATGATGAATCATTACTCACACTTGCTGGATCAATTGGCTTTGGACCTTGATGTGAAAATCTCTCGCGTATCGGTCGTACCCAATGACGAGAAGCGTCTGATCCTTGATGTGTGGAACGACACTCAGGTTGAGTACCCGAAGACTAACGTTATCGAGATGATCGAGGCGCAAGTGGTACAGACGCCTGAGGCGGTTGCTGTCGAGTTCAAGGATCGCTCGTTGACATACAGCGAGTTGAACAGCCTAACTAATCGGGTGGCTCGATTCCTTCTGAGCAAGCGGGGGACAAAGGGGGAGTTTGTTGGCGTGTACATGGATCGATCCATCGAGATGGTCGTCGCCCTGGTCTCTATCATGAAGGCGGGTCTCGCGTATGTCCCGATCGATTCAGAGTATCCGGCCGATCGCATCCGCTATATGATCGAAGACTCTGATGTTCCGCTCATTCTCACGCAGGAATGGCACCTAGAGGCGCTGGCGGAATTCAATACGGAGGCCGTTGTGCTCGCCGATTTGGAGTTGTTCGCTTTCGATGAGTCTAATGTGGAGCGCAATTTGGGACCGGATTCGTCCTGCTACATGATCTACACATCGGGATCGACAGGCCGTCCGAAGGGGGTCGTCAACCGGCACGAGGCGCTGTTTAACCGGCTGTATTGGATGCAGAGTGCGTATCGGTTGACCGGCAAAGATCACATTTTGCAGAAGACGCCATTCAGTTTCGACGTATCTGTTTGGGAGTTCTTCTGGCCGCTGATGTTCGGCGCGCGCATCGTGATGGCAGAACCTGGTGGGCATCGTGATCCGGATTATCTGAAACGAGTCATCCAAGAGAAGCAGGTCAGCGTCATGCACTTCGTCCCGTCGATGCTGAATGTCTTCCTTGAAGAAGACAACCTAGCAGACTACTGCGTCTCGCTTCGTCTCGTCTTCTGCAGCGGGGAGGCCTTGTCGTACACGGCGGTCGAGAAGTTCTACGAGACCCTGACTTGCGAACTACACAACCTTTATGGTCCGACCGAGGCTGCCATCGATGTCTCCTATTGGGCCTGCACCCTCGATTATCCGGGTAATGTGGTGCCGATCGGGAAGCCGATCGACAACGTTCAGCTTTATGTGTTGGACTCGCACATGCAGATTCAGCCGATCAAAGCTCCGGGAGAACTGTACATCGGCGGAGTTGCCTTAGCGAGAGGCTACCACAATCGGGATGACCTGACAGAGAAAGCGTTCGTTCCTGACCCATTCTCGACAGAACTTGGAGCTAGGCTCTACAAGACGGGTGATCTCGCTTGCTATCTCCCGGACGGTCAGATACAGTACCTGACCCGCATCGACAACCAAGTTAAGCTGAGAGGGTTCCGCATCGAACTCGGCGAGATTGAGGCTGTCGTACGCTGCATGCCGGGGGTGAGGGACGCGGCTGTCGTAGTACATGAAGCAAAAGGGACAAAGATGCTGTGCGCGTATGTGGTTGCCGATGAATTCGATTCGCAAAAGTCCAAGGAGTGGGTCGCCGATCAGCTACCGGAATTTATGGTGCCACGGGTCTTCGTCCATGTCCCGCAACTGGTGACGACGGCGAACGGGAAACTGGATCGGAAGTGTTTACCAGATCCGTTTGCAGGCCTCGATCTGACCGAGGCGGTCGTCCAGCCTTCCACAGAGCAGGAACGTTTGTTGCTTCAGATCTGGCAAGACGTGCTGAGGCACCAGCAGATCGGTGTCGAAACGAACTTCTTCCGTCTGGGTGGCGATTCGATTCTGAGCATACGAGTAGCTGCGAAGTTGCGGGAAATGGGCTATCAGGTTGAGGTCCATGAGATCTTTGCGAATCCTACCATTCGTCAGCTTGCGAAAAAGTTGACATTGGCGGAGCAGATGGCGGAAGAAGTCATTGCGCCTTTCCAACTCGTCGACGAAGCCGACCGGAAACAGGTCGGTACTGAGATCGAAGATGCATGGCCTCTCGCAACGCTTCAGTCAGGGATGATCTATCACTCGATGCTCCATGAGGAGTCTCCTGTCTATCATGACATTTTTGCCTATGATATCGAAGCGCCAATGCATGTTGAGCTGATGATCAAGGCTCTCCGAGCAGTCGTGGCCAACCGTCCGCAGTTGCGATCGGCCTTTGATCTCGAAGCATTCAGCGAGCCGCTTCAACTCATCTACTCCGAGTTGGAACCACCGGTGGAAATGGCTGACATTCGTCATCTGGCTGTGTCTGAGCAAGATGAAGCCATCGACCGTTGGATCGAAGGCGAGAAGAGACGTGAGTTTATTTTTGCGCAAGCACCGCTTTTCCGGGTTCAGATCCACATCCGGTCGGAGCGCATCTTCAATCTCGGCTTCTCCTTCCATCATGCGATTCTGGACGGATGGAGTGTGGCCTTAGTCCTCAGCGATTTCCTAATAGCTTACGCATACCTCTTGAGCGAAGTGAAGGGAGCGAACCTTATGCTGAAGCAGGAGCAGTTGCTGTACAGCAACTACGTTGCCCTTGAGCAACAGTCGCTGCGTGATCCGGCGCATTGTAACTTCTGGATGAAGAAGGTCTCCGGTGTTTCGCCGACGCTGCTATTTATAGAAGCAGAAAACCACGTGAAACGGAAACCTGGGGTTGTAGCATCGCTTGAGCAGGTGATCCCGGAAAAACTGAGGGCGGAGTTTCAGACTGCCGCCCATGAACTCAACTTGCCGATCAAGAGCGTGCTCCTTGCCATGCATCTCCATGTCCTGAGTCGCTTGGCGGGGACTCGCGATGTCATAACCGGCCTCGTGGTGAACGGCCGTCCCGAAATGCAGGGCGCAGAAGATGTAGCGGGTCTCTTCCTCAATACGATCCCGCTGATGACGGAGTTATCGTCTGACGCTTGGCCATCGGTCTTTCAGAGCGTCTTTGAACTGGAGCAAGAGGCGATGCAATACCGCCGATACCCGCTGGCTGAGATCCTCAAGCGGAGCGGCCAAAAAGAGTTGTTCGACGTCGCCTTCAACTATACGGATTTTCACGTGTATGGGGAGAAAGAACACAGCTCTGTTAAAATCTTGAATGTCCGCTACTTTGAGCAGACCAATCTTCCGGTCGTTGTGCACGCGCATCGAGATCATTTCTCCGATCAACTTCGCTTGACGGTGAACTATGATGTCTCTCGTGTGGATCAAGACCTCGTGCGTCAATACTTGAAACTTTTCCTAGATATCGCAGCCCATGCGATGTCTGACAAGGAAGTCTCCGGGCTGGCCGAAGTGAGCCGCCGTAGAGCGGGAGCACACCACGAGCAAGACGGGGGTACTGAGATAATGCAAGGGCGTCAGGCCCGCGTCGCACCGCGAACCGTCCTCGAAGGACAGGTCGCTGAAATCGTCTCAACGGCGCTGGGTATGAATGACATCTCGATTTATGACGACTTCATGAGGCTCGGAATGGATTCGATCATCGCCATTCGTGTGGTCGCCAAGTTCAAACGGTTAGGCATTAATTTAAGTATTCAGGACGTATTTGAAAAAACGACCATCCAACAACTAGCTGAACTTGGCGAATCCATGTATGGGTCTGGGACGAAGAGCACTCAAATGACACCGTTTGAACTGGTGCCTGAGCAGGAGAGGGTGTTCCTGCCTGATATGGTGGATGCGTATCCGGCCACTGCTATGCAACTGTACATGATTAACAAAAACCAGATCGACCTTGAACAGTCTGTCTATCAAGATGTGTTTGCATATCATCTCGGATTGCCTCTTCATGAAGCCTTGCTTCGCGATTGCTTGGAGCAGCTCTTGCAGGAACACGAGATATTCCGTACGGCCTTTGCGTTCGAGGGGTACTCGATCCCGATGCAACTGGTCTACCGTTCGGTTCAGCTGCATCTCGATGTCACCGACATCAGTTTCTTGTCTGAAGAAGAACAAGCAAAGTCCTTCCGCATATGGTTCGACATGGAGAAGGGGAGCGGATTTGACCTCTCCAAAGCGGAATTGGTCAAATTTTTTGCGCACCGTTGCGGTCCGGAAGATTTCAAGTTGACGTTGAGCTTCCATCATGCCGTTATCGATGGTTGGAGCCTGTCCATCTTCATGCAGCAACTGGTTCAGATGTACAGTGAGGCGATCTCATCCGGCGAAGTAAAACTGCCTCAGATCCCGAAGCTAAAATATCGGGACTATGTGAAGATTGAGCAAGAGAGCCAGACTTCGGAGGAATTGCGCGCTTTCTGGTCGAAGGAGTTGCTCAGTTTCCGGTACAATTCGTTGCTTCGGCCGCAACGAGACGAACAAGGGGCAAGATGGAGCGAGACTCAGGTCTGCTTTGATTCCAAGATGCATGAAAACCTTGGTAGTCTGTCGAAACGTCTCGGTGTTCCGATGAAGGACGTACTGCTAGCTGGGCATCTGGCGGTCATAAGCCAGTTGTGCAGAGAGAAGGATGTGCTGACGGGCGTGTTCACAAATGGGAGACTGGAAGAAGAGGAAGGGGAAAACGTCCTAGGAATGTTCCTGAACTTTTTGCCGTTCCGGCAAGAGATCAGCGGACAGACGTGGGGAGACCTTATTCAGGAGACGTTCGAAACGGAACGTCGGTGCCTTCGGTATAGACGGTATCCGCTTGCCAGCATCCAAAGCGACTTTGGGCAAGAGCGACTATTTGAGACAGTATTTAACTATACGCATTTCAAGCATTACTCGGATCTCACATTGAAGGGCATCCAATGGTTTGAACACACTGACTTCAATCTGCTGACCAACATGGGCCACGATCTGCAAAACAGGCTCGTCCTAACGCTGAATGCTGATGGCCGTGTGCTGTCGAAGCAGCAAGTGGAAATCATTGGACAGATGTATGAAGCGGTCTATACCAGGATGATCGAAGATGCGGAGGCTCGTGTTGAACTGAATATGCAAGAGATTGGTCGGGTCTTATACTCAATGATGATATAA
- a CDS encoding riboflavin synthase, translated as MFTGLIEEVGVLRGVSSGGEVMVLHINASVIMDDLKIGDSVSVNGVCLTATSISDHGFSADVMPQTYRNSTLKELRTGSRINLERAMSAGGRFGGHIVQGHVDGTGTIRGVKRDQNAVVFEIAPGRASLFKFIIPKGSITIDGISLTVAGTAASSFTVSIIPHTLGETVLADKRAGDHVNIECDVLGKYVDHLLRYGSSPQNEEDEEEAQSSRISSEFLAANGFL; from the coding sequence ATGTTTACAGGATTGATCGAAGAAGTCGGCGTGCTGCGCGGTGTTTCCTCAGGCGGCGAGGTGATGGTGCTGCATATTAATGCTTCCGTCATCATGGACGATCTCAAAATCGGCGACAGCGTGTCGGTCAACGGGGTCTGTCTGACGGCGACCTCGATAAGCGATCACGGCTTTTCCGCCGATGTCATGCCCCAGACCTACCGCAACAGCACGCTTAAGGAACTGCGGACCGGCAGCCGGATCAATCTCGAGCGGGCGATGTCGGCCGGCGGGCGCTTCGGCGGGCATATCGTGCAGGGCCATGTCGACGGAACGGGAACGATCCGAGGCGTAAAGCGCGATCAGAACGCCGTTGTATTCGAGATTGCGCCGGGCCGCGCGTCGCTGTTCAAATTCATTATTCCAAAAGGCTCAATCACGATTGACGGCATCAGCCTGACGGTGGCGGGTACGGCGGCTTCATCGTTCACCGTGTCCATTATCCCGCATACACTCGGCGAAACCGTGCTTGCCGACAAGAGGGCCGGAGATCATGTCAACATCGAATGCGACGTGCTGGGTAAGTATGTGGATCATCTGCTCCGCTACGGCTCCTCCCCGCAGAATGAAGAGGATGAGGAAGAGGCACAGAGCTCCCGTATCAGCAGCGAATTTTTGGCGGCGAACGGTTTTTTATAA
- a CDS encoding helix-turn-helix domain-containing protein yields MESTDVQEILGIGRRQTYELLKDPPFPVQRLGGRKVIKVSRDAFFRWLEGE; encoded by the coding sequence CTGGAATCAACTGACGTTCAAGAAATTTTGGGTATTGGAAGAAGACAGACCTATGAGCTTCTGAAGGACCCGCCTTTCCCAGTTCAGCGTCTGGGAGGGAGGAAAGTAATTAAAGTATCGAGGGATGCTTTTTTTCGATGGCTTGAGGGTGAATAA
- a CDS encoding MFS transporter, whose product MTASFRIALRDLTLMLASMITIIGTTAIAPSLPQMADYFGDNPNGDFLVRITLSIPALSAGMFGPLTGFVVDRWGRKRVFVAALVLYGISGISGFFLTSLSLILITRFILGISVVALTTSATALIGDYAHDSKLATSMGRQSLFMAFGNVLFVSLSGVLADFNWRWPFLIYAVSFLILPTAIWLITETRTTRSGDGGTSQVETNVQMPKARTAFVCIITFVNMVVYFMVPVYLPFYVQSFSDGNSMKAGGLLAVVGLSWGIVSSQYHRLKNRLTFQRITMLALSLVVAAYVLLSIATGYYVMIVALMMIGVGLGTILPNLNAWLLSFVPAALKGRAIGTMMLFSFMGQFFSPVITEPLTTAVGISRSYLLTGMLLVPLVVASGLYELQQRRLRLRKFERSKAHVDQ is encoded by the coding sequence ATGACGGCGAGTTTTCGGATTGCACTGCGTGATCTGACGCTCATGCTGGCCAGCATGATCACGATCATTGGTACAACGGCGATCGCACCGAGCCTTCCGCAGATGGCCGACTATTTCGGGGATAACCCGAATGGCGACTTTCTGGTCCGGATTACGCTGTCGATTCCTGCGCTTTCGGCGGGAATGTTTGGCCCGTTGACGGGATTCGTGGTAGACCGTTGGGGCCGAAAGAGGGTCTTTGTCGCAGCGTTGGTTTTGTATGGGATCTCAGGGATTTCAGGATTTTTCCTGACGTCCCTCTCGTTGATCCTGATCACCCGCTTTATCTTGGGAATCTCGGTAGTGGCTCTCACTACGAGTGCGACCGCGCTCATCGGCGACTACGCACATGATTCCAAGTTGGCTACCTCCATGGGTCGGCAGTCGCTGTTCATGGCTTTTGGCAACGTGCTCTTTGTCTCTCTGAGCGGAGTGCTTGCAGACTTCAACTGGCGGTGGCCATTCTTAATCTACGCCGTTTCATTCCTGATCCTGCCGACCGCGATCTGGCTCATCACCGAGACGCGCACGACTCGATCTGGGGATGGGGGAACTTCGCAAGTTGAGACGAATGTGCAGATGCCAAAAGCTCGGACAGCGTTTGTCTGTATCATCACGTTCGTCAATATGGTCGTTTACTTCATGGTTCCAGTGTACCTTCCGTTCTACGTGCAGTCGTTTTCTGATGGTAACAGCATGAAAGCTGGAGGGCTGTTGGCTGTTGTGGGGTTGAGTTGGGGGATCGTGTCCTCTCAATATCATCGTCTTAAAAATAGACTCACGTTTCAGCGAATCACTATGCTCGCACTCTCGCTGGTTGTCGCCGCTTATGTGCTGTTGTCGATTGCGACTGGTTACTATGTCATGATCGTGGCGCTCATGATGATCGGAGTGGGACTTGGCACAATTCTACCGAATTTGAATGCTTGGTTGCTATCCTTTGTGCCAGCTGCGCTCAAAGGGCGTGCGATCGGGACGATGATGCTCTTTTCTTTCATGGGACAGTTTTTCTCCCCGGTGATCACAGAGCCGCTGACCACGGCAGTCGGTATTTCTCGCAGCTATCTCTTGACCGGAATGTTGCTCGTCCCTCTTGTGGTAGCATCCGGCTTGTATGAGCTTCAACAGAGACGTCTGCGATTAAGAAAATTCGAAAGGAGCAAAGCTCATGTCGACCAATGA